One region of Vidua macroura isolate BioBank_ID:100142 chromosome 21, ASM2450914v1, whole genome shotgun sequence genomic DNA includes:
- the NAIF1 gene encoding nuclear apoptosis-inducing factor 1 isoform X3: MAMASPPAPPAKKRKMNFSEREVEIIVEELERGKHLLVNHFNAGVPLAAKAAAWHDILRRVNAVATCHRELPEVKKKWSDLKTEVRRKVARVRAAMEGGGENQNGGDNGPEGEDPAGAAAAPVILTPMQQRICNLLGEATIISLPSGDCGAGDGSEIPITASATTVTLTQIPAETTYHSLEDGVVEYCTTEAPATVTAEAPLEMMAHQHEVSAKPQELKSRIALNSAKLLQEQRVTNLHVKEIAQHLEQQNDLLQMIRRSQEVQACAQERQAQAMEGTQAALSALIQVLRPMIKDFRRFLQSNTPSPSVTTDPGQTGQQDDL, encoded by the exons ATGGCCATGGCGTCGCCGCCGGCGCCCCCAGCCAAGAAGCGGAAGATGAACTTCTCGGAGCGGGAGGTGGAGATCATCgtggaggagctggagcgggGAAAGCACCTCCTCGTCAACCACTTCAACGCGGGCGTGCCGCTGGCCGCCAAGGCCGCCGCCTGGCACGACATCCTGCGCCGCGTCAACGCCGTCGCCACCTGCCACCGCGAGCTGCCCGAGGTCAAGAAGAAGTGGTCCGACCTCAAGACCGAGGTGCGGCGCAAAGTGGCCCGAGTGCGGGCCGCCATGGAAGGGGGAGGCGAGAACCAGAACGGCGGCGACAACGGGCCCGAGGGCGAGGACCCGGCGggcgccgcggccgccccggTGATCCTCACCCCCATGCAGCAGCGCATCTGCAACCTGCTGGGAGAGGCCACCATCATCAGCCTGCCGAGCGGCGACTGCGGCGCGGGTGACGGGAGCGAGATCCCCATCACCGCGTCGGCCACCACGGTCACCCTGACCCAGA TTCCTGCAGAGACAACCTACCACAGTCTGGAGGACGGGGTTGTGGAGTACTGCACCACAGAAGCCCCCGCCACCGTCACCGCGGAGGCGCCCTTGGAGATGATGGCCCATCAACACGAGGTGTCCGCCAAGCCCCAGGAGCTGAAAAGCCGCATCGCCCTGAACTCAGCCaagctcctgcaggagcagcgAGTAACCAACCTGCACGTGAAGGAGATCgcccagcacctggagcagcagaacGACTTGCTGCAGATGATTCGCCGCTCGCAGGAGGTGCAGGCGTGCGCCCAGGAGCGGCAGGCACAGGCCATGGAGGGGACGCAGGCAGCGCTGAGTGCCCTCATCCAGGTCCTCCGCCCCATGATTAAGGACTTCCGTCGATTTTTGCAGAGCAATACACCCAGCCCATCGGTCACCACTGACCCTGGCCAGACAGGGCAGCAAGATG ATCTATAG
- the NAIF1 gene encoding nuclear apoptosis-inducing factor 1 isoform X2, producing the protein MAMASPPAPPAKKRKMNFSEREVEIIVEELERGKHLLVNHFNAGVPLAAKAAAWHDILRRVNAVATCHRELPEVKKKWSDLKTEVRRKVARVRAAMEGGGENQNGGDNGPEGEDPAGAAAAPVILTPMQQRICNLLGEATIISLPSGDCGAGDGSEIPITASATTVTLTQIPAETTYHSLEDGVVEYCTTEAPATVTAEAPLEMMAHQHEVSAKPQELKSRIALNSAKLLQEQRVTNLHVKEIAQHLEQQNDLLQMIRRSQEVQACAQERQAQAMEGTQAALSALIQVLRPMIKDFRRFLQSNTPSPSVTTDPGQTGQQDAFN; encoded by the exons ATGGCCATGGCGTCGCCGCCGGCGCCCCCAGCCAAGAAGCGGAAGATGAACTTCTCGGAGCGGGAGGTGGAGATCATCgtggaggagctggagcgggGAAAGCACCTCCTCGTCAACCACTTCAACGCGGGCGTGCCGCTGGCCGCCAAGGCCGCCGCCTGGCACGACATCCTGCGCCGCGTCAACGCCGTCGCCACCTGCCACCGCGAGCTGCCCGAGGTCAAGAAGAAGTGGTCCGACCTCAAGACCGAGGTGCGGCGCAAAGTGGCCCGAGTGCGGGCCGCCATGGAAGGGGGAGGCGAGAACCAGAACGGCGGCGACAACGGGCCCGAGGGCGAGGACCCGGCGggcgccgcggccgccccggTGATCCTCACCCCCATGCAGCAGCGCATCTGCAACCTGCTGGGAGAGGCCACCATCATCAGCCTGCCGAGCGGCGACTGCGGCGCGGGTGACGGGAGCGAGATCCCCATCACCGCGTCGGCCACCACGGTCACCCTGACCCAGA TTCCTGCAGAGACAACCTACCACAGTCTGGAGGACGGGGTTGTGGAGTACTGCACCACAGAAGCCCCCGCCACCGTCACCGCGGAGGCGCCCTTGGAGATGATGGCCCATCAACACGAGGTGTCCGCCAAGCCCCAGGAGCTGAAAAGCCGCATCGCCCTGAACTCAGCCaagctcctgcaggagcagcgAGTAACCAACCTGCACGTGAAGGAGATCgcccagcacctggagcagcagaacGACTTGCTGCAGATGATTCGCCGCTCGCAGGAGGTGCAGGCGTGCGCCCAGGAGCGGCAGGCACAGGCCATGGAGGGGACGCAGGCAGCGCTGAGTGCCCTCATCCAGGTCCTCCGCCCCATGATTAAGGACTTCCGTCGATTTTTGCAGAGCAATACACCCAGCCCATCGGTCACCACTGACCCTGGCCAGACAGGGCAGCAAGATG CCTTTAACTGA
- the NAIF1 gene encoding nuclear apoptosis-inducing factor 1 isoform X1, protein MAMASPPAPPAKKRKMNFSEREVEIIVEELERGKHLLVNHFNAGVPLAAKAAAWHDILRRVNAVATCHRELPEVKKKWSDLKTEVRRKVARVRAAMEGGGENQNGGDNGPEGEDPAGAAAAPVILTPMQQRICNLLGEATIISLPSGDCGAGDGSEIPITASATTVTLTQIPAETTYHSLEDGVVEYCTTEAPATVTAEAPLEMMAHQHEVSAKPQELKSRIALNSAKLLQEQRVTNLHVKEIAQHLEQQNDLLQMIRRSQEVQACAQERQAQAMEGTQAALSALIQVLRPMIKDFRRFLQSNTPSPSVTTDPGQTGQQDGMIQ, encoded by the exons ATGGCCATGGCGTCGCCGCCGGCGCCCCCAGCCAAGAAGCGGAAGATGAACTTCTCGGAGCGGGAGGTGGAGATCATCgtggaggagctggagcgggGAAAGCACCTCCTCGTCAACCACTTCAACGCGGGCGTGCCGCTGGCCGCCAAGGCCGCCGCCTGGCACGACATCCTGCGCCGCGTCAACGCCGTCGCCACCTGCCACCGCGAGCTGCCCGAGGTCAAGAAGAAGTGGTCCGACCTCAAGACCGAGGTGCGGCGCAAAGTGGCCCGAGTGCGGGCCGCCATGGAAGGGGGAGGCGAGAACCAGAACGGCGGCGACAACGGGCCCGAGGGCGAGGACCCGGCGggcgccgcggccgccccggTGATCCTCACCCCCATGCAGCAGCGCATCTGCAACCTGCTGGGAGAGGCCACCATCATCAGCCTGCCGAGCGGCGACTGCGGCGCGGGTGACGGGAGCGAGATCCCCATCACCGCGTCGGCCACCACGGTCACCCTGACCCAGA TTCCTGCAGAGACAACCTACCACAGTCTGGAGGACGGGGTTGTGGAGTACTGCACCACAGAAGCCCCCGCCACCGTCACCGCGGAGGCGCCCTTGGAGATGATGGCCCATCAACACGAGGTGTCCGCCAAGCCCCAGGAGCTGAAAAGCCGCATCGCCCTGAACTCAGCCaagctcctgcaggagcagcgAGTAACCAACCTGCACGTGAAGGAGATCgcccagcacctggagcagcagaacGACTTGCTGCAGATGATTCGCCGCTCGCAGGAGGTGCAGGCGTGCGCCCAGGAGCGGCAGGCACAGGCCATGGAGGGGACGCAGGCAGCGCTGAGTGCCCTCATCCAGGTCCTCCGCCCCATGATTAAGGACTTCCGTCGATTTTTGCAGAGCAATACACCCAGCCCATCGGTCACCACTGACCCTGGCCAGACAGGGCAGCAAGATGGTATGATCCAGTGA